One Tautonia rosea genomic window carries:
- a CDS encoding XdhC family protein, which yields MRDVLDQLTDLLDLGREALLCQVVETKGSTPQKAGALMLVDPSGGQVGTLGGGCVENEVKQKALRRLGQTGADRHTFVLDHDYAWADGLICGGKMVILAEAFRGPEAAAYFRAYRDRLDAGLGLVEAVAIDPERCGVEAIGERWLFGPEAELVASLPQRDLPNAVATLIEPIERRPKLASTRGVAILPVLPRIRLVIVGAGHVGQAVAKLAAEADFDVTVVDDRAQYANPERFPMADQIVVGPMEEVLPALDTNPHTYALVVTRGHGHDQEALFHLAPTAASYVGLIGSKRKIRLIFDGLREQGIGEKHLARVTAPIGLSIGSQTVPEIAISVVAQLIARRNLGLEAVETNGFARVEPKDAPEAVNS from the coding sequence ATGCGAGACGTTCTCGATCAACTAACCGACCTGCTCGACCTCGGCCGGGAAGCCTTGCTCTGCCAGGTGGTCGAGACTAAAGGCTCGACCCCTCAGAAAGCCGGGGCCCTCATGCTGGTTGATCCCAGCGGCGGACAGGTCGGCACACTCGGTGGGGGGTGCGTCGAGAACGAGGTGAAGCAGAAGGCCCTTCGACGCCTCGGCCAGACCGGGGCTGATCGTCATACGTTTGTACTCGACCATGATTACGCCTGGGCTGATGGCCTGATTTGCGGCGGGAAGATGGTGATCCTGGCCGAGGCGTTCAGGGGTCCAGAGGCCGCCGCCTACTTCCGCGCCTACCGCGATCGGCTCGACGCGGGGCTTGGGCTGGTCGAGGCGGTGGCGATCGATCCCGAACGCTGCGGGGTCGAGGCGATCGGAGAGCGCTGGCTGTTCGGCCCAGAGGCGGAACTCGTCGCCAGCCTGCCGCAACGCGATCTGCCCAACGCTGTCGCAACGCTGATTGAGCCGATCGAACGTCGCCCGAAACTCGCATCCACCCGAGGGGTGGCCATCTTGCCGGTCTTGCCTCGGATTCGCCTGGTGATCGTCGGCGCCGGGCACGTCGGCCAGGCGGTGGCAAAGCTCGCTGCGGAAGCGGATTTCGATGTGACCGTTGTCGACGACCGGGCCCAGTATGCTAACCCCGAGCGGTTTCCGATGGCCGATCAGATCGTCGTCGGTCCGATGGAGGAGGTCCTCCCCGCCCTCGATACCAATCCCCATACCTATGCACTGGTCGTCACGCGAGGACACGGCCACGACCAGGAGGCCCTCTTTCACCTGGCCCCGACCGCCGCTTCCTATGTCGGCTTGATCGGCAGTAAACGAAAGATCCGCCTGATCTTCGACGGCCTGCGTGAACAGGGGATTGGCGAGAAGCATCTGGCCCGCGTGACCGCCCCGATCGGCCTCTCGATCGGCTCGCAAACGGTTCCGGAAATCGCCATCAGCGTGGTCGCTCAGCTCATCGCCCGGCGCAATCTGGGGCTGGAGGCGGTCGAGACGAACGGCTTCGCCCGGGTGGAACCGAAGGATGCTCCCGAGGCGGTCAACTCGTGA
- a CDS encoding nucleotidyltransferase family protein has product MIAALVPSAGQSRRMGRPKLTLPLAEGGVVIARVVSALRIGGADRVLVIAPPRSEPGSAELLDQAREAGAETLELPDVTPEMRATVEAGLDLLETGPLPSSVLICPGDSVGLTPGLVTAVVDGMRRHPQSIVVPVFKTRRGHPLGLPWPLACAIRELPSDVGINALRNQFADRVVLLDVSEPGTAEDLDTPDDYLKWKPQSGT; this is encoded by the coding sequence GTGATCGCCGCGCTGGTCCCCTCGGCCGGTCAGAGCCGTCGAATGGGCCGACCCAAGCTTACCTTGCCCCTCGCCGAAGGTGGGGTTGTAATTGCTCGGGTTGTCTCCGCCTTGCGAATCGGTGGGGCCGATCGAGTGCTGGTGATCGCACCCCCCAGGAGCGAGCCGGGTTCGGCCGAGTTGCTCGATCAGGCGAGGGAAGCCGGGGCAGAAACCCTGGAATTACCCGATGTCACTCCTGAGATGAGGGCCACGGTCGAGGCTGGTCTGGACCTCCTGGAAACCGGTCCCCTGCCCTCTTCCGTCCTGATCTGTCCGGGAGATAGTGTCGGCCTGACCCCCGGCCTGGTCACCGCCGTGGTCGATGGGATGAGGCGTCATCCCCAATCGATCGTCGTCCCCGTCTTCAAGACGCGACGGGGACATCCGCTCGGCCTACCCTGGCCGTTGGCCTGTGCCATCCGAGAGCTTCCCTCAGATGTCGGCATCAATGCCCTTCGCAATCAGTTTGCCGATCGTGTGGTCCTGCTCGACGTGTCCGAACCGGGGACAGCCGAGGATCTCGATACCCCGGACGATTATCTCAAATGGAAACCCCAATCGGGGACATGA
- a CDS encoding ABC transporter permease has protein sequence MASEVWLGPLVGPECRRAVGKGWLFLARGVAGLLSAAIAMAILWWWWINWNEAADPDFSPYQALRGGLTLLIGLATTIALVFGPAVIAGSLSGEQERGSMGLLLTTRVSALEIVAGRLAGRLTQVGAVLLAMLPPMLLLGFLAAIRPGVLGVMLLYGPGLALGASGVTAGVAVLSRRGRDALLGSYAIGLGLLLTPLLAELVRPGEVGALAPLNPFGAIGPLVWQEDVGPALGSLAYWLTIGLVGTAVAVLRLRPNSLRWLDGHAGWFWQGWKVGRRRVRPMGDRPMLWKEIYIERRNSLGGLGKWLGVLAVLYLVLASVVLTGLYLDALVRQSSIDQASERLVWFQRAIVDTASWFSLFLAWAVGLRAAVAIASERERGTWDALLTSPLEGPEIVAGKLIGSLHSLRWLILAMLLAWSLALGIGAMEPSEYIIQLASTIVMMTFMAAVGVRVSLGASSVTTAMALTIGAWLAAWAGLALLTLLAVGMGALGLFLGWLIADRFGLTTSATPWFPVDFATSYTIVRLGLYAIVTTVVVIESRTRFDRLAGRIVPDEVWNPDDWVEVARSVNGQENRDAPQTDNPHSTPEDRTLIDEPEPTPRT, from the coding sequence GTGGCAAGCGAAGTCTGGCTTGGCCCTCTGGTCGGTCCGGAGTGTCGCAGAGCGGTCGGCAAGGGGTGGCTGTTTCTGGCTCGAGGAGTCGCGGGCCTGCTCTCGGCGGCGATCGCCATGGCGATCCTTTGGTGGTGGTGGATCAACTGGAACGAGGCGGCCGATCCGGACTTCTCCCCATATCAGGCCTTGCGCGGTGGCCTAACGCTGCTCATTGGCCTTGCGACCACCATCGCGCTCGTCTTCGGGCCGGCAGTGATTGCGGGGAGCCTCAGCGGAGAACAGGAGCGGGGATCGATGGGCCTCTTGCTCACGACTCGCGTCTCCGCCCTGGAAATCGTGGCGGGACGGCTCGCGGGTCGACTGACCCAGGTCGGGGCGGTCTTGCTGGCCATGCTCCCGCCAATGCTCCTGCTTGGCTTTCTGGCGGCCATCCGGCCGGGAGTTCTCGGCGTCATGCTCCTCTACGGGCCTGGACTGGCTCTTGGGGCCTCGGGGGTGACGGCGGGGGTGGCAGTTCTGTCTCGAAGAGGACGCGACGCCCTGCTCGGCTCCTATGCGATCGGTCTAGGGTTGCTGCTGACGCCTTTACTGGCAGAGCTGGTCCGGCCGGGAGAAGTCGGCGCACTGGCCCCGCTCAATCCGTTCGGCGCGATTGGCCCGTTGGTCTGGCAGGAAGATGTTGGGCCTGCGCTCGGGTCCCTGGCGTACTGGCTGACGATTGGTCTGGTGGGGACCGCGGTGGCGGTGCTTCGCCTCAGGCCCAACAGCCTGCGATGGCTCGACGGCCACGCCGGGTGGTTCTGGCAAGGCTGGAAGGTGGGCAGGCGGCGCGTTCGGCCGATGGGCGATCGTCCCATGCTCTGGAAAGAGATCTATATCGAACGGCGGAACAGTCTCGGAGGGCTCGGGAAATGGCTCGGAGTCCTCGCCGTACTCTATCTCGTGCTGGCGAGTGTGGTCCTGACCGGGTTGTATCTCGACGCCCTGGTGCGGCAATCGTCGATCGACCAGGCGTCGGAGCGGCTCGTCTGGTTTCAGCGGGCCATCGTGGATACGGCTTCCTGGTTCAGTCTCTTTCTCGCCTGGGCCGTCGGTCTTCGCGCGGCGGTGGCGATCGCTTCCGAGCGTGAGCGAGGCACCTGGGACGCCTTGCTCACCAGCCCGCTCGAAGGTCCGGAGATCGTGGCGGGTAAGCTGATTGGGAGTCTCCACTCCTTGCGATGGTTGATTCTGGCCATGCTCCTGGCCTGGTCGCTTGCGCTCGGAATCGGCGCGATGGAACCGAGCGAGTACATCATCCAGCTTGCCTCGACCATCGTCATGATGACCTTCATGGCCGCTGTTGGGGTGCGGGTTTCGCTCGGAGCATCCAGCGTGACAACCGCAATGGCCTTGACGATTGGTGCATGGCTGGCCGCCTGGGCGGGGCTTGCGCTTCTCACGCTGCTGGCCGTCGGAATGGGAGCGCTCGGGTTGTTTCTGGGGTGGTTGATCGCCGATCGCTTCGGTCTGACAACCAGTGCGACCCCCTGGTTCCCGGTCGACTTCGCCACGTCGTACACGATCGTCCGGCTCGGACTCTACGCGATTGTGACCACGGTCGTGGTAATCGAGTCTCGAACACGGTTCGATCGGCTCGCCGGTCGGATCGTCCCGGACGAGGTCTGGAATCCGGACGACTGGGTCGAGGTGGCTCGAAGCGTCAACGGCCAGGAGAACCGGGACGCTCCGCAGACTGACAACCCCCATTCGACTCCGGAAGATCGGACCCTGATCGACGAACCGGAACCAACGCCGAGGACCTGA
- a CDS encoding YdjY domain-containing protein, with protein MDASWLIGIVLITAGSVTSPPTQLPVDAPKEDSYQAPESYRPLGPALWFDPESRRLILRAQVVRREGFLEHLLCLRHSKEHESILATAATPRLIHAGLILTGVEPGHPVRYRPEFAPATGPQIAITVEWVEDGKPRSADARTFVQNEQTGESLNHHWVFAGSMEIDRPGLEQPLYAADGGDLITVANFPEAILDLPIASTADDQALNYVANTPVLPPLGDFVTLILDPVNRPAADTATETDPALPVEGPGH; from the coding sequence ATGGATGCTTCCTGGCTCATCGGAATTGTCCTGATCACCGCCGGATCGGTCACCTCACCCCCGACTCAGCTTCCCGTCGATGCGCCCAAGGAAGACTCATACCAGGCCCCGGAATCCTATCGCCCCCTTGGTCCGGCCCTCTGGTTTGATCCGGAATCGCGACGCCTGATCCTTCGAGCCCAGGTCGTTCGCCGGGAAGGGTTTCTCGAACATCTGCTGTGCTTACGCCATTCGAAAGAGCACGAGTCGATCCTGGCCACTGCGGCCACGCCACGACTGATTCATGCGGGGCTGATCCTCACGGGCGTTGAACCCGGCCACCCGGTCCGGTATCGCCCGGAGTTTGCCCCAGCCACGGGGCCGCAAATCGCGATCACGGTCGAGTGGGTCGAGGACGGCAAGCCTCGATCGGCCGACGCGCGCACCTTCGTCCAGAACGAACAGACGGGTGAGTCTCTGAACCATCACTGGGTGTTCGCCGGGAGCATGGAGATTGACCGCCCAGGGCTCGAACAGCCGCTTTATGCCGCCGACGGAGGCGACCTGATCACCGTCGCCAATTTCCCGGAGGCAATTCTTGACCTGCCGATCGCCAGCACGGCCGACGACCAGGCCTTGAATTACGTGGCCAACACCCCGGTCCTTCCTCCACTTGGGGATTTCGTCACCCTTATCCTGGACCCAGTGAATCGCCCGGCTGCCGACACCGCCACCGAGACCGATCCTGCCTTGCCCGTCGAGGGGCCTGGTCATTAA